A DNA window from Actinomycetes bacterium contains the following coding sequences:
- a CDS encoding C1 family peptidase: protein MAKTVPPGTIVIPEVGEFVANALPDPFDARDLQYRPRLQPLPDVLDQRQAPSDRYVMRQQGNSCTGHALAAVINAVLARPTATATSDAAAPRPWPHVSPYMLYRLARRYDEFAGDDDLGSSLRGALKGWFNHGVLLKADWPALDEDPEPDLDDEAVSQRAGERPLGAFYRVNPYRLDDMQSAISELNAICVSAIVHDGWVTPAELTRNGTTMHVITRPVNARALGGHAFALVGYNDVGFLVQNSWGQGWGRNGFATLPYEDWLDSAYDAWVARPGVPQTPFATGRSITTAATGGDLATGPAPDLRRLAMHVVNLGNQGRLSSTGRFASSPAQIDRAFEHMRRWHELWLDQEPGGRRHVLLYAHGGLNSEEHALGAAQQNLNWWLNNRIYPLFFAWQSGPSETLLDQLADTVGRRLPFGLGFDLMEQADRLVERFARSSFRWMWDEMKENARAASEAIADRGQVAWPPASSAGQAAMMAMPGASLTVLRLRDYLDRHGPDNVAVHLVGHSAGAIFHAALLQRLAEADIPVASLALLAPAIRVDEFTRDVLPHLGAGRLVGSFATFGLSDQRELDDACGAGGVDVYHKSLLYLVSRALEGSPSGGEVPLLGMQKFFRLPLGAGAAGTLEQAIRDRGGACIFARWVAPDDSRSDATAHGGFAGERLTMTSVVMRARGLASPRPENDYRPNAALSDADRAPAMGRGQPAPVMAEVHDPGERPLVETGEPQTGRPTAPEQPGIPIEVAVAPRSGSPVLDVLLARGWRMAEEQGDLPEGVPTATC, encoded by the coding sequence ATGGCCAAGACGGTGCCGCCAGGCACGATAGTCATTCCGGAGGTTGGCGAGTTCGTCGCCAACGCCCTCCCCGACCCGTTCGACGCCCGCGACCTTCAGTACCGCCCGCGCCTGCAGCCGCTCCCTGACGTCCTGGACCAGCGCCAGGCACCGTCGGACCGCTACGTGATGCGGCAACAGGGCAACTCCTGCACCGGCCACGCGCTGGCTGCGGTGATCAACGCGGTGCTCGCGCGTCCAACGGCCACCGCCACGAGCGACGCGGCCGCGCCCCGGCCCTGGCCGCACGTCAGCCCGTACATGCTCTACCGCCTGGCGCGCCGCTACGACGAGTTCGCTGGCGACGACGACCTCGGCTCCTCGCTGCGTGGCGCGCTGAAGGGCTGGTTCAACCACGGCGTGCTGCTGAAGGCGGACTGGCCCGCGCTGGACGAGGATCCCGAGCCGGACCTCGACGACGAGGCAGTAAGCCAGCGTGCCGGCGAGCGACCGCTCGGCGCCTTCTACCGGGTCAACCCCTACAGGCTGGACGACATGCAGTCCGCCATCAGCGAGCTGAACGCCATCTGCGTCTCGGCAATCGTCCACGACGGCTGGGTCACGCCGGCCGAGCTGACCAGGAACGGCACGACCATGCACGTGATCACCCGCCCGGTGAACGCCCGCGCCCTCGGCGGCCACGCGTTCGCGCTGGTCGGCTACAACGACGTGGGGTTCCTGGTGCAGAACTCGTGGGGCCAGGGGTGGGGCAGGAACGGGTTCGCGACCCTGCCGTACGAGGACTGGCTCGATTCGGCCTACGACGCCTGGGTGGCCCGACCCGGCGTGCCCCAGACGCCGTTCGCCACCGGACGGTCGATCACGACGGCAGCGACCGGCGGGGACCTGGCCACCGGCCCCGCGCCGGACCTGCGGCGCCTTGCGATGCACGTGGTCAACCTCGGCAACCAGGGCCGGCTGTCGTCGACCGGCAGATTCGCCAGCTCGCCCGCGCAGATCGACCGCGCCTTCGAGCACATGCGGCGCTGGCACGAACTGTGGCTCGACCAGGAGCCGGGAGGCAGGCGCCACGTGCTGCTCTACGCCCACGGTGGGCTGAACAGCGAGGAGCATGCGCTCGGCGCCGCGCAGCAGAACCTCAACTGGTGGCTCAACAACCGCATCTACCCGCTGTTCTTCGCCTGGCAGAGCGGACCGAGCGAGACGCTGCTCGACCAGCTCGCCGACACCGTCGGGCGGCGGCTCCCCTTCGGCCTTGGCTTCGACCTGATGGAGCAGGCCGACCGGCTGGTGGAGCGCTTCGCCCGCAGCAGCTTCCGCTGGATGTGGGACGAGATGAAGGAGAACGCCCGCGCCGCCTCGGAGGCGATCGCAGACCGTGGTCAGGTCGCGTGGCCGCCGGCGTCGTCGGCGGGGCAGGCGGCGATGATGGCCATGCCCGGCGCGTCCCTCACCGTGCTGCGGCTGCGCGACTACCTCGACCGGCACGGGCCCGACAACGTCGCGGTCCACCTGGTCGGCCACAGCGCGGGCGCGATCTTCCACGCCGCGCTGCTGCAGCGCCTGGCCGAGGCGGACATCCCTGTGGCGTCGCTGGCGCTGCTCGCGCCCGCGATCCGGGTCGACGAGTTCACCAGGGACGTCCTTCCCCATCTCGGAGCGGGACGACTGGTCGGCTCGTTCGCGACCTTCGGCCTGAGCGACCAGCGCGAACTCGACGACGCCTGCGGCGCCGGAGGGGTCGACGTGTACCACAAGTCGCTGCTCTACCTCGTCTCGCGAGCGCTGGAAGGCTCGCCATCGGGCGGCGAGGTGCCGCTGCTCGGCATGCAGAAGTTCTTCCGGCTCCCGCTCGGCGCGGGTGCGGCGGGCACGCTGGAGCAGGCGATCCGCGACCGTGGCGGGGCCTGCATCTTCGCCCGCTGGGTCGCGCCGGACGACAGCCGCTCCGACGCCACCGCCCACGGCGGCTTCGCCGGCGAACGGCTGACCATGACGTCGGTGGTGATGCGGGCGCGCGGCCTGGCGTCACCACGGCCCGAGAACGACTACCGTCCCAACGCCGCGCTCAGCGACGCCGACCGCGCGCCCGCGATGGGACGCGGGCAGCCGGCCCCGGTCATGGCCGAGGTGCACGACCCGGGCGAGCGACCGCTGGTGGAGACCGGCGAGCCGCAGACCGGGCGGCCCACTGCTCCCGAGCAGCCCGGCATCCCTATCGAGGTGGCCGTCGCCCCGCGCTCGGGCAGCCCCGTGCTTGACGTGCTGCTCGCCCGTGGCTGGCGCATGGCGGAGGAGCAGGGAGACCTCCCTGAAGGCGTGCCCACGGCGACGTGCTGA
- a CDS encoding CHAT domain-containing protein, with the protein MNATGQRRDQAREALRLAEADPGQAVVLGSVVAREARAERDLAAAAVAERALGLAALHLDNLDTAVRHLRSAVALGRRSGTPALAAEARMTLAFALSSRGRPRQALHELETALADLGGVARARAQVQRGSIQLQLGRLDEALGSYRAALPALRRDGDLQWLWRALLNRGVLHTYRYEFRAAEADLLEAEALSGKLDLDLSIRFVQQNLGFLNAIRGDVPMALRYLDLAEESTRALGSQLGGMLADRSELLLSAGLVAEAREAAAQAVRALEQERRQITLPEVRLLLARATLLDGDPEGALHEARRAAGEFARQKRPRWLALARLAVLMCRLASKHPSRVTIGQAERVADGLAAAGWPAAVMEARLLAARLALDRGRVRQACQQLRVASQGRRRGPAALRARAWHAEALLRLATGNRRGAGVAVAAGLRVLDEHRATLGATDLRAYASVHRIELAELGLRMAFQDGRPARVLACAEQGRASHLLLRPARPPDDPLLARALAELRMTAVEINQERGAGRSVAKLLRRQVALERRIRDDYRQQRGEARDPADPVSLERLCDTLGDNALLEFIQLDGMLHVLAVVDRSIRLCRLEPVGVVGDLVDQVLFALQRLARHRTSEASRAAAVALLQHAAERLDAMLLRPLDAVIADRPLVLVPTGFLQSLPWSVLPSCAGRPVSVSPSAALWHAARSHSPAVTGHVTVAAGPRLPGAQAEAEAVAAIYRTTALVGAAATSAAVTAALDGAALVHLAAHGQVRSDNPLFSSLSLADGPLTVYDLERLQQAPSTVVLAACDSAKSVVRAGDELLGLSVTFLSQGTRQLVGSVISLPDAETTPLMVAFHRLLADGHPAATALARSQQQVTTEDTRAMAAAAGFVCIGAGLDAPVLPRPARAPPHASR; encoded by the coding sequence ATGAATGCGACCGGGCAGAGGCGTGATCAGGCGCGGGAGGCGCTGCGGCTGGCGGAGGCCGATCCTGGGCAGGCCGTCGTACTCGGATCCGTGGTCGCCCGGGAAGCGCGTGCCGAGCGCGACCTCGCCGCGGCCGCCGTGGCCGAGCGCGCGCTCGGGCTGGCAGCACTGCACCTGGACAATCTCGACACCGCGGTACGGCATCTGCGCTCAGCAGTCGCGCTCGGGCGCCGTTCGGGCACGCCAGCGCTGGCTGCGGAGGCGCGCATGACCTTGGCCTTCGCCTTGAGCTCGCGCGGGCGGCCCCGGCAGGCCTTGCACGAGCTCGAGACCGCGCTGGCGGATCTGGGCGGTGTGGCGCGGGCGCGAGCACAGGTGCAGCGCGGCTCGATCCAGCTCCAGCTCGGCCGGCTGGACGAGGCGCTGGGGAGCTACCGGGCTGCGCTGCCGGCCCTCCGCCGGGACGGCGACCTGCAGTGGCTGTGGCGGGCGCTGCTGAACCGTGGCGTGCTGCACACCTACCGGTACGAGTTCAGGGCTGCCGAGGCGGACCTGCTCGAGGCCGAAGCGCTCAGTGGGAAGCTCGACCTCGACCTGTCGATCAGGTTCGTGCAGCAAAACCTCGGGTTCCTCAACGCCATCCGCGGGGACGTGCCGATGGCGTTGCGCTACCTCGACCTGGCCGAGGAGAGCACTCGTGCCCTTGGCTCCCAGCTTGGCGGGATGCTCGCCGACCGCAGCGAGCTGCTGCTGTCAGCCGGCCTGGTCGCTGAGGCTCGCGAGGCGGCGGCCCAGGCGGTGCGGGCGCTCGAGCAGGAACGGCGCCAGATCACCCTGCCTGAGGTGCGGTTGCTGCTCGCGCGAGCGACCTTGCTGGACGGAGATCCCGAAGGTGCGCTGCATGAGGCCCGCCGCGCAGCCGGCGAGTTCGCGCGCCAGAAGCGGCCGCGGTGGCTGGCGCTCGCCCGCCTCGCGGTGCTGATGTGCCGGCTCGCCAGCAAGCACCCGTCCCGGGTGACAATCGGGCAGGCGGAGCGGGTCGCGGATGGGCTGGCCGCAGCCGGGTGGCCCGCTGCCGTGATGGAGGCACGGCTGCTGGCCGCCCGGCTCGCGCTCGACCGGGGCCGGGTGCGGCAGGCATGCCAGCAGCTGCGGGTGGCAAGCCAGGGTCGCCGCCGGGGGCCGGCGGCCCTGCGCGCCCGGGCCTGGCATGCGGAGGCGCTGCTGCGGCTGGCCACTGGCAACCGCCGCGGCGCCGGGGTTGCGGTGGCCGCCGGGCTGCGGGTGCTGGACGAGCACCGGGCAACGCTCGGCGCGACCGACCTGCGCGCGTACGCGTCCGTGCATCGGATCGAGCTGGCGGAGCTGGGGCTGCGAATGGCGTTCCAGGACGGACGGCCAGCGCGCGTGCTCGCGTGCGCGGAGCAGGGTCGCGCCAGCCACCTGCTGCTGCGGCCCGCCCGCCCGCCCGACGATCCCTTGCTGGCCCGCGCGCTCGCGGAGCTGCGCATGACGGCGGTAGAGATCAACCAGGAGCGGGGCGCCGGCCGCAGCGTCGCCAAGCTCCTGCGGCGTCAGGTCGCCCTCGAGCGGAGGATCCGCGACGACTACCGGCAGCAGCGTGGCGAGGCGCGGGACCCGGCGGATCCGGTGTCGTTGGAGCGCCTTTGCGACACGCTCGGCGACAACGCGCTGCTGGAGTTCATCCAGCTCGACGGGATGCTCCACGTGCTCGCGGTCGTGGACCGATCCATACGGCTCTGCCGGCTTGAGCCGGTGGGGGTGGTAGGGGACCTAGTCGACCAGGTGCTGTTCGCGCTCCAGCGGCTTGCCCGCCACCGCACCAGCGAGGCCAGCCGCGCCGCCGCCGTCGCCCTGCTGCAGCACGCCGCTGAGCGGCTGGACGCGATGCTGCTGCGGCCGCTCGATGCTGTGATCGCGGACCGGCCGCTGGTGCTGGTGCCGACCGGGTTCCTGCAGTCCCTGCCGTGGTCGGTGCTGCCCTCCTGCGCCGGGCGGCCGGTCAGCGTGTCGCCGTCCGCGGCGCTCTGGCATGCGGCCCGCTCCCACTCGCCAGCGGTGACCGGGCATGTCACCGTCGCCGCCGGGCCTCGCCTACCAGGCGCCCAGGCAGAGGCGGAGGCGGTTGCCGCGATCTACCGGACCACTGCCCTGGTCGGCGCCGCGGCGACCAGCGCCGCGGTGACAGCCGCCCTTGACGGTGCGGCCCTGGTCCACCTGGCTGCGCACGGGCAGGTACGCAGCGACAACCCGCTGTTCTCCTCGCTGTCGCTGGCGGACGGCCCGCTCACGGTGTATGACCTGGAGCGGCTGCAACAGGCGCCGTCCACCGTCGTCCTGGCCGCCTGCGACAGCGCGAAGTCCGTAGTGCGCGCCGGCGACGAGCTGCTCGGGCTCAGCGTGACGTTCCTGTCGCAAGGCACACGCCAGCTCGTCGGATCGGTCATCTCGCTGCCGGACGCCGAGACGACTCCACTGATGGTGGCCTTCCACCGCCTCCTCGCCGACGGGCACCCGGCGGCGACCGCGCTCGCCCGCTCCCAGCAGCAGGTCACGACCGAGGACACCCGGGCGATGGCCGCAGCAGCCGGGTTCGTCTGCATCGGCGCCGGACTCGACGCGCCCGTGCTACCCAGACCTGCAAGGGCGCCGCCGCACGCCAGCCGTTGA